A window of the Kosakonia radicincitans DSM 16656 genome harbors these coding sequences:
- a CDS encoding carbohydrate ABC transporter permease, with the protein MRKYRLPWLILSPSLLFLALFTYFPLLRSVYDSLFDTRIVSNDAPFVGLGNFVRLLDDSVFWQSLFNNLIYILLTVIPGVTLALLLAVALWENHRINRWLRTAFFFPMIIPMVSAAALWLFIFMPGLGMLDHYLAQLFGPMNNNWLGRSNSALLALALIGVWKFAGYYMLFFLAGLQGIPASTREAAVMEGATSTQVFFKVTLPLLRPTISFVVTTALIYSITQIDHVAVMTRGGPDNATTVLLYYIQNLAWDTHDLGKASAATFLTLVGLFVFSLVNLKLLERGAHYER; encoded by the coding sequence ATGAGAAAATACCGGCTTCCGTGGCTGATCCTGTCACCGTCTCTGCTGTTCCTGGCGCTGTTCACTTACTTTCCGCTGTTGCGCTCGGTGTATGACAGCCTGTTCGATACCCGCATCGTCAGCAATGATGCGCCGTTCGTTGGGCTGGGAAATTTCGTCCGCCTGCTGGATGATTCGGTGTTCTGGCAGTCTCTGTTCAATAACCTTATCTACATCCTGCTCACTGTCATTCCGGGGGTAACGCTGGCGCTACTGCTGGCGGTGGCGCTGTGGGAAAACCATCGCATCAACCGCTGGTTACGTACGGCGTTTTTCTTTCCGATGATTATCCCGATGGTCAGCGCCGCCGCGCTATGGCTGTTTATTTTTATGCCTGGCCTCGGGATGCTCGATCACTACCTCGCGCAGCTTTTCGGGCCGATGAACAACAACTGGCTGGGGCGCAGCAATAGCGCGTTGTTGGCGCTGGCGTTGATTGGCGTGTGGAAGTTTGCCGGGTATTACATGCTGTTCTTCCTCGCCGGTTTGCAGGGCATTCCCGCCTCAACGCGTGAAGCGGCGGTAATGGAAGGCGCAACCTCCACGCAGGTTTTCTTTAAAGTCACCCTGCCGTTACTGCGCCCGACCATCAGCTTTGTGGTCACTACCGCGTTGATTTACTCGATTACCCAGATCGACCACGTTGCCGTGATGACGCGCGGCGGCCCGGACAATGCCACTACCGTACTGCTCTATTACATCCAGAATCTCGCCTGGGACACTCACGATCTCGGTAAAGCCTCTGCCGCCACGTTTTTAACGCTGGTCGGGCTGTTTGTCTTCTCGCTGGTCAACCTGAAACTGCTTGAGAGAGGAGCGCATTATGAGCGTTGA
- a CDS encoding ABC transporter ATP-binding protein, whose translation MLRLNNVSKQFDGKAALSALSLDIHDGEFVVLVGPSGCGKSTLLRLIAGLENVSDGAIWLDNDDITARSPRERNFAMIFQNYALFPHLSVRDNITFGMKVRNEEKASWQPRLDRVAQMLQLDALLERKPAKLSGGQRQRVAMARAIVRNPKLFLMDEPLSNLDARLRTEVRDSIMEMHQQLKTSTIYVTHDQTEAMSMADRIVVMNGGHVQQVGRPEHLYAHPANLFVAGFIGSPAMNLLSLSCANGEVQLGEQRLPLPEHASSASQVWLGIRPEHMTDTPEAGQLVLPATVMQRELMGADYQLHVSTPIGNLRYIRRHRGDVPNKGDTLSVGFSPLDCHLFDAQTLLNLHQENDHA comes from the coding sequence ATGTTAAGACTGAACAATGTAAGCAAGCAGTTTGATGGCAAAGCGGCGCTCAGCGCGCTGTCGCTGGATATTCACGATGGCGAATTTGTGGTGCTGGTTGGCCCGTCCGGCTGCGGCAAAAGTACACTGTTGCGGCTGATTGCCGGGCTGGAGAATGTCAGCGATGGCGCCATCTGGCTCGATAATGATGACATCACCGCCCGCTCGCCGCGCGAGCGCAACTTCGCGATGATCTTCCAGAACTATGCGCTGTTTCCGCACCTGTCCGTGCGCGACAACATCACCTTCGGCATGAAAGTGCGTAACGAAGAGAAAGCCAGCTGGCAACCGCGCCTCGATCGCGTGGCGCAGATGTTGCAGCTTGATGCATTACTGGAGCGAAAGCCCGCCAAACTCTCCGGCGGCCAGCGCCAGCGCGTGGCGATGGCGCGCGCCATCGTGCGTAACCCGAAACTGTTCTTAATGGATGAACCGCTCTCTAACCTTGATGCGCGCCTGCGTACTGAAGTGCGCGACAGCATTATGGAGATGCACCAGCAACTGAAGACCAGCACCATTTATGTGACGCACGACCAGACCGAAGCGATGTCGATGGCCGACCGCATTGTGGTGATGAATGGCGGCCACGTGCAGCAAGTTGGCCGCCCGGAACATTTGTACGCGCATCCGGCAAATCTGTTTGTTGCCGGGTTTATCGGCTCTCCGGCCATGAATCTGCTGTCGCTCTCCTGCGCCAATGGCGAGGTGCAATTGGGTGAGCAACGCCTGCCGCTGCCTGAGCACGCTAGCAGCGCGTCGCAAGTGTGGCTGGGCATTCGCCCGGAGCACATGACCGACACGCCGGAAGCGGGCCAGTTGGTGCTGCCGGCCACCGTCATGCAGCGGGAACTGATGGGCGCGGATTATCAGCTTCACGTCAGCACGCCCATCGGCAACCTGCGTTACATCCGCCGACACCGGGGTGATGTGCCCAACAAAGGGGACACACTCAGCGTCGGTTTTTCACCCCTTGATTGTCATCTTTTTGATGCGCAAACCTTGCTTAACTTACACCAGGAGAACGACCATGCATAA
- a CDS encoding MFS transporter: MKLGMTGFALIAVSYGLARFSWGLMMPAVAQDIPFSPRLAGILSACSFAAYCLSISAAATLNKRYGPRFPSAVSALSAALGLLLLAAAASPVMLGVGLFIAGISAGFSSPSLAAAVSRCVSASRQTQVNTLINAGTGAGIILSVPLLSFLPWRTACLVFAVIALLCLWPVQRYLPRGAQLQAEARKGTLFSRGVVRLALIALLSGMMSAAWWSFGPQVLRQQMAVADSLISILWCVCGAAGILGAFTGPIARYIGMRQVYRLALLFMTAPLLLMAFSHAFSWWLIPAVALCGAGYITLSGVLLVRGAEATPATPASGVGIAFFMLAAGQVAGAVILGLIYAQAGVALAFGLFALLGLVLLFFTPD; encoded by the coding sequence ATGAAGCTCGGCATGACCGGTTTCGCGCTGATCGCCGTTTCTTATGGCCTCGCCCGTTTCTCATGGGGGCTGATGATGCCTGCCGTGGCGCAGGATATCCCTTTCAGCCCGCGCCTTGCAGGCATCCTTTCGGCCTGTAGTTTCGCGGCTTATTGTCTGTCGATAAGCGCTGCCGCCACCTTGAATAAGCGCTATGGACCACGATTTCCCTCGGCGGTTTCTGCGCTGAGTGCCGCGCTTGGCCTGCTGCTGCTCGCCGCAGCCGCTTCTCCCGTGATGCTGGGCGTCGGATTATTTATTGCCGGGATCAGCGCCGGGTTTTCGTCGCCTTCGCTGGCGGCTGCGGTCAGTCGTTGCGTGAGCGCATCACGGCAAACGCAGGTGAATACCCTGATTAACGCCGGAACCGGGGCAGGGATCATCCTTTCCGTGCCGCTCCTGTCGTTTCTGCCGTGGCGAACCGCGTGTCTCGTGTTCGCGGTGATTGCACTGCTGTGCCTGTGGCCGGTGCAGCGCTATTTACCGCGTGGCGCACAACTGCAGGCGGAGGCGCGCAAGGGAACGCTTTTCTCGCGCGGTGTTGTCCGTCTTGCGCTGATAGCGTTGCTGAGCGGGATGATGAGCGCCGCGTGGTGGAGTTTTGGCCCGCAAGTGTTGCGCCAGCAGATGGCGGTGGCGGATTCGCTCATCAGTATTCTGTGGTGTGTTTGCGGCGCGGCGGGCATTTTGGGGGCCTTCACCGGCCCGATTGCGCGTTATATCGGTATGCGCCAGGTCTACCGGCTGGCACTGTTGTTTATGACCGCACCGTTATTGTTGATGGCCTTCAGCCACGCATTTTCCTGGTGGTTAATCCCGGCGGTGGCGCTCTGTGGGGCTGGTTATATCACGCTTTCCGGTGTGCTGCTGGTGAGGGGCGCAGAAGCCACGCCAGCGACCCCGGCTTCCGGGGTCGGCATAGCGTTTTTTATGCTGGCCGCAGGCCAGGTGGCTGGCGCGGTGATATTGGGTTTGATCTACGCACAGGCTGGGGTTGCACTGGCATTTGGCCTGTTTGCGCTGCTGGGGTTGGTGCTGCTGTTTTTTACCCCGGATTGA
- a CDS encoding TetR/AcrR family transcriptional regulator translates to MKKRQDIIQAAERLFYNNGFHATSTDRICEEAGVSTRTLYRHFPSRERLTAAVMEARQQRFFADLYAPEHPQAVEKLFAVLGEWMAGYGAGGCFFLKAWGEYAQENIQLCALALDFRYALRDYIATSMKHSALADAVWMLFEGAITAALIRGPQAAYDAGKAAAILMAGEEAKR, encoded by the coding sequence ATGAAAAAACGACAAGACATCATTCAGGCCGCCGAGCGGTTGTTTTATAACAATGGTTTTCACGCCACCAGCACCGATCGTATTTGCGAGGAAGCCGGTGTTTCAACGCGCACGCTGTATCGCCATTTCCCTTCGCGAGAGCGATTAACCGCAGCGGTCATGGAAGCCCGCCAGCAGCGTTTTTTCGCCGATCTCTACGCCCCAGAACACCCACAGGCGGTGGAAAAACTTTTTGCCGTGCTCGGGGAATGGATGGCGGGTTACGGCGCGGGCGGATGCTTTTTCCTGAAAGCCTGGGGCGAGTATGCGCAGGAAAACATACAGCTCTGCGCGCTGGCGCTGGATTTTCGCTATGCGCTACGGGATTACATCGCCACGAGCATGAAACATAGCGCGCTGGCTGATGCCGTCTGGATGCTGTTTGAAGGGGCGATTACCGCAGCGTTAATTCGCGGACCGCAGGCGGCTTATGATGCCGGAAAAGCAGCGGCGATCCTGATGGCTGGCGAGGAGGCGAAACGATGA
- a CDS encoding carbohydrate ABC transporter permease — MSVEVTPVINRAAVVPRPLWLRLRHSRPITLTLLMVCLALLWVSPFIWMLSSAFSATTFGEDMASILPRFPLTLDNFRDAWDSANWLSLYANTLIFAFGTFFVQLFTITTAGYVFACHEFRGKKTLFILFLVQLMIMPVVMMIPNMLTLKTFGLLNTLTGVMMPYFTSAFGVFLMRQAFLAIPKEIEEAALMEGCRWWQVLFRVMLPMSWPSVLAFATVSITYHWNEYLWPLMMLNDPDKQVLTVGLVSFAMGAESGGQWGMISAGTLMVCLPLMVAFIAFQKQFLRSFGFSGIK; from the coding sequence ATGAGCGTTGAGGTTACTCCTGTTATCAACCGGGCTGCTGTCGTGCCGCGCCCGTTGTGGCTGCGTCTGCGTCATTCGCGCCCGATCACGCTTACGCTGCTGATGGTTTGCCTGGCGCTGCTGTGGGTAAGCCCGTTTATCTGGATGCTTTCATCCGCGTTTAGCGCCACCACCTTTGGCGAAGATATGGCATCAATTCTGCCGCGCTTCCCGCTGACGCTGGATAACTTTCGCGATGCGTGGGACAGCGCCAACTGGCTCAGCCTGTACGCCAACACGCTGATCTTCGCCTTCGGCACGTTCTTTGTGCAGTTGTTCACCATTACCACTGCCGGTTACGTCTTCGCCTGCCACGAATTCCGCGGCAAGAAAACGCTGTTCATCCTGTTCCTGGTACAACTGATGATCATGCCGGTGGTGATGATGATCCCCAACATGCTGACGCTGAAAACCTTCGGCCTGCTCAACACGCTGACCGGCGTGATGATGCCCTACTTCACTTCTGCGTTTGGCGTCTTTCTGATGCGCCAGGCGTTTCTCGCCATCCCAAAAGAGATTGAAGAGGCGGCGCTGATGGAGGGCTGTCGCTGGTGGCAGGTGCTGTTCCGCGTGATGTTGCCGATGTCGTGGCCGTCGGTGCTGGCGTTCGCCACCGTCAGCATTACCTATCACTGGAACGAGTATTTATGGCCGCTGATGATGCTCAACGATCCGGACAAACAGGTGCTGACAGTCGGCCTGGTCTCCTTCGCCATGGGCGCAGAATCCGGCGGCCAGTGGGGAATGATCAGCGCCGGGACGCTGATGGTTTGCCTGCCGCTGATGGTCGCGTTTATTGCTTTCCAGAAACAGTTTCTCCGGAGCTTTGGCTTCTCCGGTATTAAATAA
- a CDS encoding TonB-dependent siderophore receptor: MVQFTHGIYGLKGRALFSALFLGSCFTPVTLAAETTNKTNNDTITVNADASSADQPATSGYQPISSSTATLTSMPLLDIPQVVNTVSDKVLEDQHATSLDEALYNVSNVVQTNTLGGTQDSFVRRGFGTNRDGSIMTNGLRTVVPRSFNADASRVEVLKGPASTLYGILDPGGLINVVTKRPQTQFGGSISATSSSFGGGTGQFDVTGPIEGTRLAYRLIGEYQNEDYWRNFGKNKSTYIAPSLTWFGDNATVNVLYSHRDYQTPFDRGTIFDLTTKQAVNVDRKTRFDEPFNITDGESDIAQLNAEYRFNSAWTGKLEYGYSQDKYSDNQSRVMAYDAATGNLTRRVDATQGSTQRMHTTRADLQGNVDIGGFYNEILTGISYEYYDLLRTDMIRCKNVKDFNIYNPSYGSASKCTTVSASDSDQTIKQESYSAYAQDALYLTDKWIAVAGMRYQYYTQYAGKGRPFNVNTDSSDEKWTPKFGLVYKLTPSVSLFGNVAKAFMPQSSIASYIGDLPPETSTSYEVGAKFDLFDGVTANITMFDIHKRNVLYSEIVGDETVAKTAGRVRSQGVEMDLAGSLTPNMNVIASYSYTAAKVLEDPDYAGKPLPNVPRHTGSVFLTYDINNVFAGNTLTLGGGGHGVSRRSATNGADYYLPGYFVADAFAAYKMKLQYPVTLQVNLKNIFDKTYYTSSITTNNLGNQIGDPREVQFTVKMEF, encoded by the coding sequence ATGGTTCAGTTCACTCACGGTATCTATGGGCTGAAAGGGCGCGCCTTGTTCTCTGCGCTCTTTCTGGGATCATGCTTCACGCCGGTTACGCTCGCGGCGGAAACGACAAATAAAACCAATAACGACACCATCACCGTCAACGCGGATGCATCATCGGCCGATCAACCCGCCACGTCCGGCTATCAACCCATCAGCTCCTCTACGGCAACGCTGACCTCAATGCCGCTGCTGGATATTCCGCAAGTGGTGAATACCGTTAGCGATAAAGTGTTGGAAGATCAGCACGCTACCAGCCTTGATGAAGCGCTGTATAACGTCAGTAACGTGGTGCAAACCAACACGCTGGGCGGTACGCAGGATTCGTTTGTGCGTCGTGGTTTTGGTACCAACCGCGACGGTTCGATCATGACCAACGGCCTGCGCACCGTGGTGCCGCGCAGCTTTAATGCCGACGCCTCGCGCGTGGAAGTGCTGAAAGGCCCGGCCTCAACGCTGTATGGCATTCTCGATCCTGGCGGGCTTATCAATGTTGTTACTAAACGTCCACAGACCCAATTCGGCGGCTCCATTTCCGCCACCTCTTCCAGCTTTGGCGGCGGCACCGGTCAGTTTGATGTCACTGGCCCGATCGAAGGCACGCGGCTGGCGTATCGTCTGATCGGCGAATATCAGAACGAAGATTACTGGCGCAACTTTGGCAAAAATAAGAGCACCTATATTGCTCCGTCGTTAACATGGTTCGGTGATAACGCCACCGTCAACGTGCTCTATTCACATCGTGATTATCAGACGCCATTCGACCGCGGCACGATCTTCGATCTCACCACCAAACAGGCGGTGAATGTCGATCGTAAAACCCGCTTCGATGAGCCGTTTAACATTACCGATGGCGAATCCGATATTGCGCAGTTGAATGCAGAATATCGTTTTAACAGCGCCTGGACCGGCAAGCTGGAATACGGCTACAGCCAGGACAAGTACAGCGATAACCAGTCACGCGTGATGGCCTACGATGCCGCTACCGGTAATCTCACGCGCCGCGTGGACGCCACGCAGGGATCCACTCAGCGGATGCACACGACGCGTGCCGATTTGCAGGGGAATGTCGATATCGGCGGCTTCTACAACGAGATCCTCACCGGTATTTCGTACGAATATTACGATCTGCTGCGTACCGACATGATCCGCTGTAAGAACGTGAAAGACTTCAATATCTACAACCCAAGCTATGGCAGCGCCAGCAAATGTACGACCGTCTCCGCATCGGACAGCGATCAGACCATTAAGCAGGAGAGCTACTCGGCTTACGCTCAGGACGCGTTATATCTGACCGACAAATGGATCGCCGTTGCCGGGATGCGTTATCAGTACTACACCCAGTACGCCGGTAAAGGCCGTCCGTTCAACGTCAACACCGACAGCAGCGATGAGAAATGGACGCCGAAATTCGGCCTGGTCTATAAGCTGACGCCTTCAGTGTCGTTGTTCGGTAACGTGGCGAAAGCGTTTATGCCGCAGTCCTCCATCGCCAGCTATATTGGCGATCTGCCGCCGGAAACCTCGACATCTTACGAAGTGGGCGCCAAGTTTGACCTGTTCGACGGTGTTACTGCGAATATCACCATGTTTGATATCCATAAACGCAACGTGCTGTACAGCGAAATCGTGGGTGATGAAACGGTTGCCAAAACCGCCGGGCGTGTCCGTTCGCAGGGTGTAGAGATGGATCTTGCCGGTTCACTGACGCCAAACATGAATGTCATCGCCAGCTACAGCTACACCGCTGCGAAAGTGCTGGAGGATCCGGATTACGCCGGTAAACCGTTGCCGAACGTGCCGCGTCATACCGGCTCCGTGTTCCTGACTTACGACATCAATAACGTGTTTGCCGGTAACACGCTGACCCTTGGCGGCGGCGGTCACGGCGTGAGCCGCCGTTCAGCCACCAACGGCGCGGATTACTACCTGCCCGGCTATTTTGTTGCCGATGCCTTTGCCGCCTACAAAATGAAGCTGCAATACCCGGTAACGCTACAGGTAAACCTGAAAAATATCTTCGACAAGACGTATTACACCTCGTCGATCACCACCAATAACCTCGGCAACCAGATTGGCGATCCGCGCGAAGTGCAGTTCACCGTCAAAATGGAGTTCTGA
- a CDS encoding FecCD family ABC transporter permease, whose protein sequence is MSSLALSTRRSGRISATAFGLLLLLLTAAVAHLGLGARYIAPLTVLQALVDFEPNNFDHRVIISLRLLRLVAALFTGAALGVAGSLLQSVIRNPLGEPHILGLNSGAALAMVATTALGVSVGDASFSRAFIAAGGAALLFSLVMALSAAGRSGFTPLKVTLCGVAISTFASSITAAILILDEQTLLSIRSWLAGDLAGLSWPVLRAASLVAGGGFALALWLAPALNMLALGDNMARGLGVSLLRTRVLSLAAIALLCGAAVSVAGPIGFIGLVVPHMVRRLAGDDLRAVVPLSALGGALLLLLADIAARTLLSPQELATGVMTALVGAPLFILLAARFFK, encoded by the coding sequence ATGAGTTCGCTTGCGCTTTCAACCCGACGCAGCGGGCGCATCAGCGCGACGGCCTTTGGCTTGCTGCTGCTGTTACTGACAGCGGCTGTGGCGCATCTCGGCCTTGGCGCGCGCTACATCGCGCCGCTCACGGTGTTACAGGCGCTGGTGGATTTTGAACCCAACAATTTCGATCATCGCGTCATTATCAGCCTGCGCTTACTGCGGCTGGTGGCTGCGCTATTTACCGGCGCGGCGTTAGGGGTTGCCGGATCGTTGTTGCAGTCGGTGATCCGCAATCCGCTCGGCGAGCCGCATATCCTCGGGCTGAACTCGGGGGCGGCGCTGGCGATGGTTGCCACAACGGCGCTGGGGGTAAGCGTTGGCGATGCCAGCTTCAGCCGCGCCTTTATCGCCGCAGGCGGCGCTGCGCTGCTTTTTTCACTGGTGATGGCGCTCTCTGCTGCCGGGCGCTCCGGCTTTACGCCATTAAAAGTAACGCTGTGCGGCGTGGCGATTTCCACTTTTGCTTCCTCCATCACCGCCGCCATCCTGATCCTTGATGAACAGACGCTGCTGAGCATCCGTAGCTGGCTGGCGGGCGATCTCGCCGGGCTGAGCTGGCCGGTGTTGCGGGCGGCATCACTGGTTGCTGGTGGTGGATTTGCCCTGGCGCTGTGGCTCGCGCCAGCGCTGAATATGCTGGCGCTTGGCGACAATATGGCGCGCGGCCTGGGCGTTTCTCTGCTGCGCACTCGCGTGTTGTCGTTGGCCGCTATTGCCTTGTTGTGCGGTGCGGCCGTTTCGGTCGCCGGGCCGATAGGGTTTATTGGCCTCGTCGTTCCGCATATGGTGCGACGCCTTGCCGGGGATGATTTGCGCGCGGTCGTCCCGCTGTCAGCGCTCGGTGGCGCATTATTGCTGCTGCTGGCGGATATCGCCGCCCGTACGTTGCTGTCGCCACAGGAACTCGCTACCGGCGTGATGACTGCGCTGGTGGGCGCGCCGCTCTTTATTCTGCTGGCGGCGAGGTTTTTCAAATGA
- a CDS encoding ABC transporter substrate-binding protein, which produces MHKPLPKTLRALTYSITLAMSGTALAQEKIDFMFPAPVDGKLTMEMTRVIKAFNDSQKEVEVRGIFTGNYDTTKMKAESAQKAGQPPALVIMSANFTTDLALKDEILPMDELFQYGDKKAGDFLQNEFWPAMRKNAQVMGVTYAIPFHNSTPILYYNKTMFEQAGIKQPPQNWKELLEDAKKLTDQSKGQWGIMLPSTNDDYGGWIFSSLVRANGGNYFNENYPGEVYYNAPTTIGALRFWQDMIYKDKVMPSGVLNSKQISAAFFSGKLGMAMLSTGALGFMRENTKDFELGVAMMPAQEQRAVPIGGASLVSFKGINDAQKKAAYEFLTYLVSPEVNGAWSRFTGYFSPRKAAYDTAEMKEYLKQDPRAAIALEQLQYAHPWYSTYETVAVRKAMENQLAAVVNDEKVTPEAAAEAAQKEADTLMKPYVEKTALQAVK; this is translated from the coding sequence ATGCATAAGCCTCTGCCAAAAACATTGCGAGCGCTTACTTACAGTATAACCCTCGCAATGAGTGGCACCGCACTGGCGCAGGAGAAGATTGATTTCATGTTTCCGGCCCCGGTGGACGGCAAACTGACCATGGAAATGACGCGCGTCATCAAAGCTTTTAACGATTCGCAAAAAGAGGTAGAAGTGCGCGGGATTTTTACCGGCAACTACGACACCACGAAAATGAAAGCTGAATCGGCGCAGAAAGCAGGCCAGCCGCCTGCACTGGTGATCATGTCCGCCAACTTCACTACCGATCTGGCGCTGAAAGATGAAATTCTGCCGATGGACGAACTGTTCCAGTACGGCGACAAAAAAGCAGGCGATTTCCTGCAAAACGAGTTCTGGCCTGCGATGCGTAAAAACGCGCAGGTGATGGGCGTGACCTACGCCATTCCGTTCCATAACTCAACGCCAATCCTCTATTACAACAAAACGATGTTCGAGCAAGCGGGCATTAAACAGCCGCCGCAGAACTGGAAAGAGTTACTGGAGGATGCGAAAAAGCTGACCGACCAGAGCAAAGGCCAGTGGGGCATTATGCTGCCTTCTACCAACGACGATTACGGCGGCTGGATCTTCTCCTCGCTGGTACGCGCCAACGGCGGTAACTACTTCAACGAAAACTATCCTGGCGAAGTCTATTACAACGCGCCCACTACCATCGGCGCACTGCGTTTCTGGCAGGATATGATCTACAAAGACAAAGTGATGCCGTCCGGCGTGCTGAACTCGAAGCAGATCAGCGCTGCGTTCTTTTCCGGCAAACTGGGAATGGCGATGCTGAGTACCGGCGCGTTGGGCTTTATGCGTGAAAACACGAAAGATTTCGAGCTGGGCGTGGCAATGATGCCTGCTCAGGAACAACGTGCCGTGCCAATTGGCGGCGCCAGCCTGGTGAGTTTTAAAGGCATTAACGATGCGCAGAAAAAAGCGGCGTATGAGTTCCTGACTTATCTCGTCAGCCCGGAAGTGAATGGCGCATGGAGCCGCTTCACCGGTTACTTCTCACCGCGTAAAGCGGCCTATGATACGGCGGAAATGAAAGAGTACCTGAAGCAGGATCCGCGCGCCGCCATCGCGCTGGAACAGTTGCAGTACGCACATCCGTGGTATTCCACTTACGAAACGGTTGCCGTGCGTAAAGCGATGGAAAACCAGCTGGCGGCCGTGGTGAACGATGAGAAAGTCACCCCGGAAGCGGCCGCAGAAGCGGCGCAGAAAGAAGCGGATACGCTGATGAAACCCTATGTGGAAAAAACCGCGCTGCAAGCGGTGAAATAA
- a CDS encoding ABC transporter ATP-binding protein, whose amino-acid sequence MPQRVEQQAQQGIVLDGLSAGYQKQVIVDDITLTIPHGKMTVLVGANGSGKSTLLGTIARMLKPLGGSVLLDGKAIHQQPTKAVSRQLGILPQSPLVPEGLTVFELVSRGRFPWQSFMRQWSEEDELAVLEALHLTGTAEFAHQTVDSLSGGQRQRCWIAMALAQQTPVILLDEPTTFLDLRYQVEILELLQTLTRDHGRTVVVVLHDLNFAVNYGDTLVFLKQGRLQGVIHEGDSCTPALIKNVFDVDVQMSVNPLTGKPFFMPFRKPAGSGV is encoded by the coding sequence ATGCCACAGCGAGTGGAACAGCAAGCTCAGCAGGGGATTGTGCTCGACGGCCTGTCGGCGGGCTATCAAAAGCAGGTCATCGTTGATGACATCACACTCACTATCCCGCATGGAAAGATGACCGTGCTGGTCGGGGCCAACGGCTCCGGCAAATCTACCTTGCTCGGCACTATTGCCCGCATGCTCAAACCGCTTGGCGGCAGCGTGTTGCTTGATGGCAAAGCCATTCATCAACAGCCAACCAAAGCCGTCTCCCGCCAGTTAGGTATCCTTCCACAGTCGCCGCTGGTGCCGGAAGGCCTGACCGTTTTTGAACTGGTATCGCGCGGGCGTTTTCCGTGGCAAAGCTTTATGCGCCAGTGGTCGGAAGAGGACGAACTGGCGGTGCTGGAAGCGTTGCATCTGACCGGCACGGCGGAATTTGCCCACCAAACGGTTGATAGCCTCTCCGGCGGACAGCGCCAGCGCTGCTGGATCGCGATGGCTCTGGCACAACAAACGCCGGTGATCTTGCTGGATGAACCGACTACTTTTCTCGATCTACGCTATCAGGTCGAGATCCTCGAACTCTTGCAGACCTTAACCCGCGATCATGGCCGCACGGTGGTGGTGGTGTTGCACGACCTCAATTTCGCCGTGAATTATGGCGACACGCTGGTGTTCCTCAAGCAGGGCCGTTTGCAGGGCGTGATCCACGAAGGCGACAGTTGCACGCCTGCGCTGATCAAAAATGTGTTCGATGTGGATGTGCAAATGTCGGTTAACCCGTTGACCGGAAAGCCCTTCTTTATGCCTTTTCGTAAACCGGCAGGTTCCGGCGTATGA
- a CDS encoding phosphodiesterase, translating into MFLAQISDTHFRSQNEKLYGFIDINAGNADVVCQLNALRERPDAVVVSGDIVNCGRPEEYRVARQILGGLDYPLFVIPGNHDDKAHFLEYLHPLCPHLGSDPQNIRYAIDDFATRLLFIDSSLAGESKGWLTNETLQWLEAQLSASKDKPTAVFMHHPPLPLGNAQMDRIACENGHLLLKLVERFPSLTRIFCGHNHSLTMTQYRQATIATIPATVHQVPYCHEDTRPYYDMSPPSCLMHRQIGDQWVSYLHSLSHYAGPWLYDENISCPVDER; encoded by the coding sequence ATGTTTTTAGCGCAAATTTCCGACACCCATTTCCGCAGCCAGAACGAGAAGCTGTACGGTTTTATTGATATCAACGCCGGGAATGCCGACGTCGTGTGTCAGCTTAACGCCCTGCGCGAACGCCCGGATGCGGTGGTAGTGAGCGGGGATATCGTCAACTGCGGCCGCCCGGAAGAGTACCGCGTGGCGCGCCAGATCCTCGGCGGGCTGGATTACCCGCTGTTTGTCATTCCGGGCAACCACGACGATAAAGCGCACTTTCTGGAATATCTGCACCCGCTGTGCCCGCATCTTGGCAGCGATCCGCAGAACATTCGTTATGCGATTGATGATTTCGCGACGCGTCTACTGTTTATCGATTCCAGTCTTGCCGGGGAATCAAAAGGCTGGCTGACGAATGAAACCCTGCAATGGCTGGAAGCGCAACTGAGCGCCAGCAAAGACAAACCGACCGCGGTATTTATGCATCATCCGCCGCTGCCGCTGGGCAACGCGCAGATGGATCGCATCGCCTGTGAAAACGGTCACCTGCTGCTGAAACTGGTTGAGCGCTTCCCGTCGCTGACGCGCATTTTCTGCGGCCATAACCACAGCCTGACCATGACGCAATATCGCCAGGCAACGATTGCCACCATTCCGGCCACCGTACACCAGGTACCGTATTGCCACGAAGATACCCGCCCGTACTACGACATGTCTCCGCCGTCGTGCCTGATGCACCGCCAGATTGGCGATCAGTGGGTGAGCTACCTGCACTCGCTGTCGCATTACGCGGGCCCGTGGCTGTATGACGAAAACATCAGTTGCCCGGTGGACGAGCGCTAA